One window of Deltaproteobacteria bacterium genomic DNA carries:
- a CDS encoding DUF721 domain-containing protein, producing the protein MAVRADRPDSIAGVLPTVLLRVDPERQLRAYALWKCWDEIVGAAIAQRAQPARFRNGILFVTVASHTWMQELQFLKDDIRTRLNQRLGETDPPLLRDIYFVSGSVKPAAVVAPSAPPAQSEAEVPVMAALPSSGDARLDALLTRIARAHARRRRGK; encoded by the coding sequence ATGGCCGTACGCGCTGACCGCCCCGATTCGATCGCCGGGGTTCTGCCTACCGTGCTGCTGCGCGTCGATCCCGAACGTCAGCTGCGAGCCTACGCGCTGTGGAAGTGCTGGGATGAGATCGTCGGCGCCGCGATCGCGCAGCGGGCGCAGCCGGCACGCTTTCGCAACGGCATCCTCTTCGTTACCGTCGCCAGCCACACCTGGATGCAGGAACTGCAGTTTCTCAAGGACGACATCCGCACCCGACTCAACCAACGTTTGGGTGAAACCGACCCGCCGTTGCTGCGCGACATCTACTTCGTCTCGGGCTCGGTGAAGCCGGCGGCCGTAGTCGCGCCCAGCGCGCCGCCGGCGCAGAGCGAAGCCGAGGTGCCGGTGATGGCCGCGCTACCATCCAGCGGGGATGCGCGCCTCGATGCCTTGCTCACACGCATTGCTCGCGCCCACGCGCGCCGGCGCCGGGGCAAGTGA